Proteins found in one Sporosarcina sp. FSL K6-3457 genomic segment:
- the sdaAA gene encoding L-serine ammonia-lyase, iron-sulfur-dependent, subunit alpha — MEILFGSVKELVALAESQQKPISEIMIEQEMLITKRTREDIIAQMDNNLTVMENAIDRGLQGVQSTSGLTGGDAVLLQNYIATGKGLSGDLLLDAVSKAVATNEVNAAMGTICATPTAGAAGIVPGTLFAVKNKLNPTREQMINYLFTSGAFGFVVANNASISGAAGGCQAETGSAGSMAAAAIVEMAGGTPQQSAEAFSIVMKNMLGLVCDPVAGLVEVPCVKRNAMGAAKALVGADMALAGVVSRIPTDEVIEAMHKIGQSMPSALRETAKGGLAATPTGKALEAKIFGKDKTDSDIVNI, encoded by the coding sequence ATGGAAATTTTATTTGGTTCGGTTAAAGAGCTTGTAGCGCTTGCGGAGTCACAGCAGAAGCCTATTTCAGAAATTATGATTGAACAAGAAATGCTTATTACGAAACGCACGCGGGAAGATATTATCGCACAGATGGATAACAATTTGACGGTTATGGAAAACGCCATCGACAGAGGCCTTCAAGGTGTTCAATCGACATCGGGCTTAACGGGTGGCGATGCCGTTCTTCTTCAAAACTATATAGCAACAGGCAAAGGTTTGTCCGGCGATTTGCTGTTGGATGCAGTTAGCAAAGCAGTCGCCACGAATGAGGTGAATGCGGCGATGGGAACAATTTGTGCAACACCAACTGCTGGTGCTGCGGGCATTGTGCCAGGAACATTGTTTGCTGTGAAAAATAAATTGAATCCAACACGTGAGCAAATGATTAACTACCTCTTTACGTCCGGCGCTTTCGGTTTTGTCGTCGCGAATAACGCATCGATTTCAGGTGCAGCAGGTGGCTGTCAGGCTGAAACGGGATCAGCAGGTTCAATGGCAGCAGCTGCTATTGTGGAAATGGCGGGAGGGACACCTCAACAAAGTGCTGAAGCATTTTCGATTGTCATGAAAAACATGCTAGGTCTTGTTTGCGACCCGGTTGCCGGACTTGTGGAAGTGCCATGTGTGAAACGTAATGCGATGGGAGCAGCTAAAGCGCTTGTTGGAGCGGATATGGCGCTTGCGGGTGTGGTTAGCCGTATTCCAACGGATGAAGTCATTGAAGCAATGCATAAAATTGGTCAATCCATGCCTTCTGCACTACGGGAAACAGCAAAAGGTGGACTGGCAGCAACGCCGACAGGCAAAGCGTTGGAAGCTAAAATCTTCGGTAAGGACAAGACAGACAGTGACATCGTCAATATATGA
- the sdaAB gene encoding L-serine ammonia-lyase, iron-sulfur-dependent subunit beta, with product MKFRSVFEIIGPVMIGPSSSHTAGAARIGRVARTLFGRQPEWARIHLYGSFAQTYKGHGTDVAIIGGLLDYDTFDERIKTAFEEAAQLGMTFEFIAEEEEADHPNTARLVIGDSEGTMELTGISIGGGTMEVVDLNGFPLRLSGHYPALLVVHDDRSGVIASVSNVIAKQGMNIAHMEVGRKEKGEMALMVIEVDQVIDDTLLHELQSLSHVTQVSTLAN from the coding sequence ATGAAATTTAGATCCGTTTTTGAAATTATTGGACCGGTCATGATTGGTCCATCCTCTTCACATACTGCCGGTGCAGCAAGAATTGGTCGTGTCGCGCGTACACTTTTCGGTCGTCAGCCTGAATGGGCAAGAATCCATTTGTATGGTTCATTTGCACAAACGTATAAAGGTCATGGGACGGATGTAGCAATTATTGGGGGATTGTTAGATTACGACACATTTGACGAACGTATTAAAACGGCATTTGAAGAAGCTGCACAATTGGGGATGACATTTGAATTTATAGCTGAAGAGGAAGAAGCGGATCATCCGAATACAGCAAGACTTGTGATTGGGGATAGCGAAGGTACAATGGAGCTGACGGGTATTTCAATTGGCGGAGGAACGATGGAAGTGGTCGATTTAAACGGCTTCCCGCTACGATTATCAGGACATTATCCAGCACTTCTTGTTGTTCACGATGACCGTTCGGGTGTTATTGCAAGCGTTTCCAACGTGATTGCGAAGCAGGGCATGAATATTGCGCATATGGAAGTCGGTCGGAAAGAAAAAGGGGAAATGGCACTCATGGTCATCGAAGTCGATCAGGTGATTGACGATACATTGCTTCATGAGTTGCAATCATTATCTCACGTCACACAAGTTTCAACGTTAGCGAATTGA
- a CDS encoding DAK2 domain-containing protein, protein MKSIDGLKFAEMIKMGAHHLYQNADYVDSLNVFPVPDGDTGTNMNLSMSSGAKETEENAVAHLGQTAHALSKGLLMGARGNSGVILSQLFRGFGKSVENESTVDGEKFAAALKYGVETAYKAVMKPVEGTILTVAKDAANVGVEKAATTDDIITVMEAIVEESKASLERTPDLLAVLKEVGVVDSGGQGLVYVYEGFLACLKGEELPERTIASSMDDLVNAEHHRSVQGFMNTEDIEFGYCTEFMVKFEADKLATNPYDESDFRQGLSQYGDSLLVISDEEVAKVHIHTEEPGDALNYGQQFGSLIKIKIENMREQHMEIVGENYSTQNAVQKEAVKHPYAVVTVAMGAGIADLLRSVGASAVIEGGQTMNPSTEDIVQAIKEVGAERVLILPNNKNIIMAAEQAAEVIGIEAAVVPTKTVPEGLAAILAFNPEAEVSANASAMKEAASFVKTGQVTHAVRDTSIDGVDIKKDDFMGISGGKIIISTPSLDEAMKALLTSLVDEDDEIVTILYGEDVSKEDASSIVNYVENNFSHTEVELYDGKQPLYPYIISVE, encoded by the coding sequence ATGAAGTCCATAGATGGTTTAAAGTTTGCAGAAATGATCAAGATGGGTGCTCACCATCTCTATCAAAATGCTGACTATGTTGATTCGCTTAACGTTTTCCCAGTGCCAGACGGTGATACGGGTACAAATATGAATTTGTCCATGTCATCAGGAGCTAAAGAAACGGAAGAAAACGCCGTTGCCCACCTAGGTCAGACTGCGCATGCATTGTCGAAAGGTTTGCTTATGGGCGCGCGTGGTAATTCAGGCGTTATTTTGTCACAATTATTCCGTGGTTTTGGAAAATCTGTTGAAAATGAATCGACAGTCGATGGTGAGAAATTTGCAGCTGCTTTGAAATATGGTGTGGAAACAGCTTATAAAGCGGTGATGAAGCCAGTTGAAGGAACAATTCTAACGGTTGCCAAAGATGCTGCAAATGTTGGTGTGGAAAAAGCTGCAACAACGGATGATATCATCACAGTAATGGAAGCGATTGTCGAAGAATCAAAAGCTTCGCTTGAGCGGACACCGGATTTATTGGCAGTTTTAAAAGAAGTAGGCGTCGTAGATAGTGGCGGTCAAGGTCTCGTTTATGTATACGAGGGTTTTTTAGCATGCTTAAAAGGTGAAGAGTTACCAGAAAGAACCATCGCTAGCTCGATGGATGATTTAGTGAATGCTGAGCATCACCGTAGCGTTCAAGGATTTATGAATACGGAAGATATTGAGTTCGGCTATTGTACGGAATTTATGGTAAAGTTTGAGGCCGATAAATTAGCAACGAATCCATATGACGAATCTGATTTCCGACAAGGCCTAAGCCAATATGGTGATTCGTTACTTGTCATTTCCGATGAAGAAGTTGCCAAAGTACATATTCACACAGAAGAACCGGGCGACGCATTGAATTATGGGCAACAATTCGGTTCGCTAATCAAGATTAAAATTGAAAATATGCGTGAACAACATATGGAAATCGTCGGGGAGAATTATTCGACACAAAACGCGGTGCAAAAAGAAGCAGTTAAACATCCTTATGCAGTTGTCACAGTTGCAATGGGAGCGGGTATTGCTGACCTATTGAGAAGTGTTGGTGCGTCTGCTGTTATTGAGGGTGGACAAACGATGAATCCATCGACGGAAGATATCGTTCAGGCGATTAAGGAAGTCGGTGCTGAACGTGTCCTCATTTTACCGAACAATAAAAATATCATCATGGCAGCTGAACAAGCAGCTGAAGTAATTGGTATCGAAGCAGCAGTTGTTCCGACGAAGACAGTTCCAGAAGGACTAGCGGCTATTCTAGCGTTCAATCCTGAAGCTGAAGTGTCCGCAAATGCAAGTGCCATGAAGGAAGCGGCATCATTCGTAAAAACGGGACAAGTTACACATGCTGTACGCGATACATCCATTGATGGTGTGGATATTAAAAAAGATGATTTCATGGGTATCTCAGGCGGGAAAATTATTATCTCGACACCTTCACTTGACGAAGCAATGAAGGCCCTTCTAACATCTTTAGTTGATGAAGACGATGAAATCGTCACAATTTTATATGGTGAAGATGTCAGTAAAGAGGATGCCTCTTCCATTGTAAACTATGTGGAGAATAACTTTAGTCACACAGAAGTTGAATTGTATGATGGGAAACAACCGTTATATCCATATATCATTTCAGTTGAATAA
- a CDS encoding Asp23/Gls24 family envelope stress response protein — translation MSIEVKNEYGKIDITNDVIAQVVGEATIECYGIVGMASRHQIRDGLTEILRKESFARGVIVRNVGEDTHIDMYVIVGYGTKISEVAYQVQSKVKYTLKKTVGMTVKSVNIFVQGVRVTNL, via the coding sequence ATGTCAATCGAAGTGAAAAATGAATATGGCAAAATCGATATTACAAACGATGTTATCGCTCAAGTAGTTGGCGAAGCGACGATTGAATGTTACGGCATTGTCGGTATGGCTTCAAGGCATCAGATTCGAGATGGACTGACAGAAATTCTTCGGAAAGAAAGTTTTGCCCGTGGCGTCATTGTCCGAAACGTTGGAGAAGATACGCATATTGATATGTATGTCATTGTAGGATATGGTACTAAAATCTCAGAAGTGGCCTACCAAGTTCAATCGAAGGTAAAGTATACATTGAAAAAGACCGTTGGCATGACTGTTAAATCGGTTAATATTTTTGTCCAGGGAGTCCGAGTGACTAACCTGTAG
- the rpmB gene encoding 50S ribosomal protein L28 has product MAKECVITGRKARTGNTRSHALNSSRRTWGANLQKVRILVNGKPKRVWVSARALKSGKVQRV; this is encoded by the coding sequence ATGGCTAAAGAATGTGTTATTACAGGTCGCAAAGCCCGTACTGGAAACACGCGTTCACACGCGCTGAACTCTAGCAGACGTACTTGGGGTGCGAACCTTCAAAAAGTCCGTATTCTCGTTAACGGTAAACCTAAACGTGTATGGGTCTCTGCAAGAGCCCTTAAATCAGGTAAAGTTCAACGCGTTTAA
- the spoVM gene encoding stage V sporulation protein SpoVM — MRVYTFTMPKVVSGFVRKCLVVFQKEEPAKATASNKPKKKRKEKTPG; from the coding sequence TTGCGCGTTTATACATTTACGATGCCAAAAGTTGTGAGTGGTTTCGTTCGGAAGTGCTTGGTTGTCTTTCAAAAAGAGGAACCGGCAAAAGCTACTGCAAGTAACAAACCTAAAAAAAAGAGAAAAGAAAAAACACCAGGCTGA
- a CDS encoding thiamine diphosphokinase, which produces MTVAVICAGGPHSEIVDMKEFLQEDTVFIGADRGALHLLQQGITPHEAVGDFDSVTINEYNQIVAAVHKVGRFRSEKNETDTELAVDCALTYNPERVILTGVTGGRLDHMESALHLLYRLQMKHKEIRFSIRNTTNELSILTTGNHACARDERFPYISFFPFGGDVLGLTLTGFKYETLDARLETGMTRFTSNETAAEVCTISFHQGICLMVRSSDS; this is translated from the coding sequence ATGACAGTTGCCGTCATTTGTGCGGGAGGGCCTCACTCGGAAATTGTGGATATGAAGGAATTTTTGCAAGAGGACACGGTATTCATCGGCGCGGACAGAGGAGCCTTACACCTGTTGCAACAAGGGATTACTCCGCATGAAGCTGTCGGTGATTTCGATTCAGTAACAATTAATGAATACAATCAAATTGTCGCGGCTGTTCATAAGGTTGGACGGTTTCGTTCAGAGAAGAATGAAACCGACACGGAGCTAGCGGTTGACTGTGCGCTCACATATAACCCTGAACGCGTTATTTTAACAGGTGTTACGGGCGGAAGGCTGGATCATATGGAATCAGCTCTCCACCTGTTATACCGGCTTCAGATGAAGCATAAAGAGATTCGATTTTCGATACGCAATACGACAAATGAGTTATCCATCCTTACTACAGGCAATCATGCGTGTGCACGTGATGAGCGTTTCCCCTACATATCTTTTTTTCCTTTTGGTGGAGATGTTTTAGGTCTAACACTCACTGGTTTTAAATACGAAACACTAGATGCTAGACTAGAAACAGGCATGACGAGATTTACGAGTAATGAAACCGCGGCAGAAGTCTGTACTATCTCATTCCATCAGGGCATATGCTTAATGGTAAGGAGTTCAGATTCCTGA
- the rpe gene encoding ribulose-phosphate 3-epimerase yields MIKIAPSILAADFSKLADEVREVEAAGAELIHIDVMDGHFVPNITMGPIVVEALRPVTKLPLDVHLMISNPDAYIEQFAKAGADYITVHVEACPHLHRTLQFIKSLGVNSGVVLNPHTPIETIQHVLEEVDMVLFMTVNPGFGGQKFIHSVLPKVKQLADIIRERNLSIEIEIDGGVNEETIIPCVEAGATILVAGSAVFNAPDRAAALQRIKLAGEGALRK; encoded by the coding sequence ATGATTAAAATAGCACCTTCCATTTTAGCAGCAGACTTTTCAAAACTTGCTGACGAGGTAAGAGAAGTAGAAGCAGCAGGAGCAGAGCTGATTCATATCGATGTCATGGACGGCCATTTTGTTCCAAATATTACAATGGGGCCAATTGTTGTAGAGGCACTTAGACCGGTAACAAAATTACCGTTAGATGTTCACTTGATGATTAGTAACCCTGACGCGTATATTGAGCAATTTGCGAAAGCGGGAGCAGATTACATCACGGTTCATGTGGAAGCGTGTCCGCATTTACACCGCACACTGCAATTCATAAAATCGCTAGGCGTCAACTCGGGTGTCGTATTGAATCCACATACACCAATTGAAACGATTCAACATGTTCTTGAAGAAGTAGACATGGTGTTGTTTATGACGGTGAATCCAGGATTCGGCGGTCAGAAATTCATCCATTCCGTCCTTCCGAAAGTAAAACAATTAGCGGATATTATTCGTGAGCGTAATTTGTCGATTGAAATTGAAATCGATGGCGGTGTTAATGAAGAAACGATTATTCCATGTGTCGAAGCGGGAGCAACCATTCTTGTTGCGGGATCGGCTGTCTTTAATGCGCCTGACCGTGCGGCAGCTCTACAGCGCATCAAGTTAGCGGGTGAAGGTGCGCTAAGAAAATGA
- the rsgA gene encoding ribosome small subunit-dependent GTPase A — MPEGQIRKAISGFYYVEQDGQLIQCKSRGVFRKRGIHPLVGDIVTYVPDGDNDALITAVHERRNELVRPPISNIDQALLVFSMVEPTFSPHLLDRFLVVVESFGVKPVICLTKKDLADEEELKNVAVTAAYYEKIGYDVIETFIDDESLSEMLRPYLEGKTTVLAGQSGVGKSTLLNTVLPMLALKTGEISEALGRGKHTTRHVELLEVAGGLVADTPGFSSLDFDHIDKEQLSHYFVDMDELSALCKFRGCLHVKEPKCAVKEQVEAGEMPRHRYENYLQFMQEILDRKPRYDKHD; from the coding sequence ATGCCAGAGGGACAAATTAGAAAAGCGATTAGCGGATTTTATTATGTAGAACAGGATGGGCAATTGATTCAATGTAAGAGCCGTGGGGTGTTCAGAAAACGTGGTATCCACCCTCTCGTTGGAGATATTGTCACATATGTGCCGGACGGTGATAATGATGCGCTCATTACAGCTGTTCATGAGCGTCGCAATGAGCTCGTGCGTCCGCCGATTTCGAATATTGACCAGGCGCTACTTGTCTTTTCGATGGTAGAGCCTACATTTAGCCCGCATCTGCTGGATCGATTTCTTGTAGTCGTTGAATCATTTGGCGTAAAGCCGGTGATTTGCTTGACGAAAAAGGATCTTGCTGATGAGGAAGAACTTAAAAATGTCGCGGTAACTGCAGCCTACTATGAAAAAATCGGGTATGATGTGATAGAAACCTTTATTGATGATGAGTCCCTTTCGGAAATGCTTCGACCTTATTTAGAAGGCAAAACAACCGTTTTGGCGGGGCAGTCAGGTGTTGGTAAATCGACTTTATTAAATACAGTGTTGCCGATGCTTGCATTAAAAACCGGTGAGATTTCAGAAGCACTTGGTCGTGGGAAGCATACGACACGACATGTCGAGTTGCTGGAGGTTGCAGGGGGGCTTGTTGCGGATACGCCGGGCTTTAGCTCGCTCGATTTTGATCATATTGACAAGGAGCAATTATCCCATTACTTTGTGGATATGGATGAGTTATCTGCGCTATGTAAATTCCGAGGATGTCTGCATGTAAAAGAGCCTAAGTGTGCAGTGAAAGAGCAGGTGGAAGCGGGCGAAATGCCGCGTCACCGCTATGAAAACTACTTGCAATTTATGCAAGAAATATTAGACAGGAAGCCGAGGTACGACAAGCATGATTAA
- the pknB gene encoding Stk1 family PASTA domain-containing Ser/Thr kinase codes for MIGSRIGERYEILKSIGDGGMSKVYLAHDMILNRDVAIKVLNYDFANEEELKRRFQREALSATSLTHPHIVDIFDVGEEGELLYLVMEYVEGQTLKKFIQTNGPLAPKQALPIMRQLVSAISNAHHNGIVHRDIKPQNILMDAEGNLKITDFGIAMALSATAHTKTNSVIGTVHYLSPEQARGGMATKKSDIYSLGIVFYELLTGELPFSAETAVAIALKHLQEETPSVRELFPSIPQSVENIILKATTKDAGHRYRSADEMYDDLLTALSPERATEPKFSVPFDDDRTQAIPIVKEVSKFEVVEKVQKIEPVVVETPQAPVKKRKKWPFIVGGIAGAVILALLLLLLPSLLGPKMETIPDVTGEEVAKAIEMLEEKGFKVDERNEEPSEEFDKGQVIRTLPEAEKSQEVGSSVTLYISTGKQMTTLNDYRGQGYEQVADFLSKQGFQVADPKEIFADEEPGTILEQDPVADTEVVPEETSVLFTISKGKELLKLDNLVGLDQQALNDYMKATGFKITVKEEHHATVPAGQVIRQSPRQGADMEKGAEVEVALSKGQEKKPMKTTYYKVTIDYTPQEVDEYEVDEEGNWIEPELVPQEVKIYVQDKSNNMAKPVEVFTIMENTTKQIKIELEEGQSGAYMITRDGNIIIEESVEYNDEQ; via the coding sequence ATGATTGGAAGTAGAATCGGAGAACGTTATGAGATACTGAAAAGTATTGGTGACGGAGGCATGTCGAAAGTCTATTTAGCGCACGACATGATTCTTAATCGAGATGTGGCCATCAAAGTTTTGAACTATGATTTTGCTAATGAAGAAGAGCTGAAACGTAGATTTCAGCGGGAAGCACTTTCTGCGACAAGTCTAACGCATCCACACATCGTCGATATTTTTGATGTAGGGGAAGAAGGAGAACTTCTTTATCTCGTGATGGAGTATGTCGAGGGACAGACATTGAAGAAGTTCATTCAAACAAACGGTCCATTAGCGCCTAAACAGGCATTGCCAATTATGCGGCAACTCGTTTCAGCTATTTCCAATGCCCATCATAATGGTATTGTTCACCGTGATATTAAGCCGCAAAATATTTTGATGGATGCAGAAGGTAATTTGAAAATTACCGATTTCGGAATTGCGATGGCACTGAGTGCAACGGCACATACGAAAACGAATTCAGTCATTGGTACAGTCCACTATTTATCCCCTGAGCAAGCACGCGGTGGGATGGCGACGAAGAAATCCGATATTTATTCGCTAGGCATCGTTTTTTATGAATTGTTGACGGGTGAATTGCCGTTTTCGGCGGAGACAGCTGTTGCGATTGCATTGAAGCATTTACAGGAAGAAACGCCTTCTGTTCGGGAGTTATTCCCGTCCATTCCGCAAAGTGTTGAAAATATTATTTTGAAAGCGACAACAAAAGACGCTGGGCATCGTTATCGTTCGGCGGATGAAATGTATGATGATTTACTGACAGCATTATCACCGGAACGGGCAACAGAACCGAAATTTAGCGTGCCATTTGATGATGATCGGACACAAGCTATTCCAATTGTAAAAGAAGTATCCAAATTTGAAGTTGTTGAAAAGGTTCAAAAAATAGAGCCAGTTGTCGTTGAAACACCTCAAGCACCTGTCAAAAAGCGCAAAAAATGGCCTTTCATCGTCGGGGGAATTGCTGGGGCAGTTATCCTAGCTCTTCTATTGTTGCTGTTGCCAAGTCTATTAGGCCCTAAAATGGAGACTATTCCAGATGTAACAGGGGAAGAAGTAGCGAAAGCAATAGAGATGCTGGAGGAAAAAGGCTTTAAAGTGGATGAAAGAAATGAAGAGCCATCGGAAGAATTTGACAAGGGGCAAGTCATTCGCACCCTCCCAGAAGCTGAAAAGAGCCAAGAGGTCGGTTCCTCGGTTACTTTATATATTAGTACAGGAAAACAAATGACTACACTTAATGATTATAGAGGGCAAGGCTATGAGCAAGTGGCTGACTTTTTGTCGAAACAAGGCTTTCAAGTAGCTGACCCTAAAGAAATATTTGCGGATGAAGAACCAGGTACCATTTTGGAACAGGATCCGGTAGCGGATACTGAAGTAGTGCCAGAGGAAACGAGCGTACTGTTTACGATTAGTAAAGGGAAAGAACTTCTAAAGCTTGACAATCTAGTAGGACTCGATCAACAAGCATTGAATGACTACATGAAGGCAACTGGGTTCAAGATTACCGTCAAAGAAGAGCATCATGCCACGGTGCCTGCGGGGCAAGTGATTAGACAAAGTCCTCGACAGGGAGCTGATATGGAAAAGGGAGCCGAAGTGGAAGTTGCTTTGTCGAAAGGCCAAGAGAAAAAGCCAATGAAGACCACTTACTATAAGGTTACAATCGACTATACACCTCAAGAGGTTGACGAGTACGAAGTCGATGAAGAGGGCAATTGGATAGAACCTGAACTAGTCCCACAAGAGGTTAAAATCTATGTTCAAGATAAGTCGAATAATATGGCTAAACCCGTAGAGGTTTTCACAATTATGGAGAATACAACGAAGCAGATTAAAATTGAACTAGAAGAAGGTCAGTCTGGGGCTTATATGATTACACGTGATGGCAATATTATTATTGAAGAATCAGTCGAATACAATGACGAACAATAG
- a CDS encoding Stp1/IreP family PP2C-type Ser/Thr phosphatase, whose product MQFEILSDVGRKRTVNEDSAAVFTLPNGIILAVMADGMGGHLGGDYASSTAIQVIGEQFMKLDSTSFEEEQHWAEWLREVVNHVNRLLYNEANENEDLKGMGTTLEAALIREQSCLISHTGDSRVYAINDNGILQVTRDHSYVNVLLDSGEITEEEAAVHPQKNWIMKAIGSEKTIEPDHYSIELNDKSYLLLCTDGLSNKVDEQLIQEVILADTTLRDKVKKLVDLANQMGGEDNISVILIDSTKMEVNHP is encoded by the coding sequence TTGCAATTCGAAATCTTATCAGACGTAGGTAGGAAAAGAACAGTCAATGAGGACAGTGCCGCCGTCTTCACACTACCAAATGGCATTATTCTTGCCGTTATGGCAGATGGCATGGGTGGTCATCTCGGAGGCGATTATGCAAGTTCGACAGCCATTCAAGTAATTGGTGAACAATTTATGAAGCTTGACAGCACCAGCTTCGAAGAAGAGCAGCACTGGGCGGAATGGCTTCGAGAAGTTGTCAATCATGTCAACAGATTACTCTATAACGAAGCCAATGAAAACGAGGATTTAAAAGGGATGGGCACAACATTAGAGGCGGCGCTTATACGTGAGCAAAGCTGTTTAATATCCCATACAGGTGATAGCCGTGTTTATGCCATCAATGATAATGGAATTCTTCAAGTGACACGTGACCATTCCTATGTCAATGTTCTACTGGATAGTGGGGAGATTACTGAAGAAGAAGCAGCAGTTCATCCTCAAAAAAATTGGATTATGAAAGCAATTGGTTCTGAAAAGACCATTGAACCTGATCATTATTCAATTGAATTGAATGATAAATCCTATTTATTATTATGTACAGATGGTCTCAGCAATAAAGTTGATGAGCAGTTAATACAAGAAGTTATTTTAGCTGATACAACACTACGTGACAAAGTGAAAAAACTAGTAGATTTAGCAAATCAGATGGGAGGAGAAGATAATATCTCCGTCATTTTGATTGATTCTACTAAAATGGAGGTGAATCATCCATGA
- the rsmB gene encoding 16S rRNA (cytosine(967)-C(5))-methyltransferase RsmB, producing MNSRPKKKIWNGNVRDAALSILMEINNNQAYSNLLLHRTIEKYGIETKDRGLLTELTYGTLQHRMALDYYLEPFVRGKLDGWVRELLRMSLYQIVYLTKIPPHAVVHEAVEIAKRRGHKRIAPTVNGILRSVLRKGVRSLDDMSDGIAKTAIETSHPEWLIKRWSEQFGEEEAAIMAHENNNPPAMTVRVNTAKITVAEAIASLEAEGIEVGTGEVVPECIVSINSNPANTDAFKKGWITIQDESSMLPVLALDVQPGMKVLDMCAAPGGKTTHIAEKMNDTGEVFAHDIHEHKLALIEANANRLGLTSIQAKSGDSRKLTELYEAASFDRILVDAPCSGLGVIRRKPEIKYNKTEADFNGLVQIQSDLLDTARKLIKPDGIIVYSTCTVEYMENRGMVERFLARHSDMEKIPLAQLNEIDKLAIEDNTLQVLPQHFGSDGFFVAAFRKK from the coding sequence ATGAATAGTAGACCGAAAAAGAAAATCTGGAACGGCAATGTCCGTGACGCAGCACTATCTATTTTAATGGAAATCAATAATAACCAAGCATACAGTAATCTATTGCTACATCGAACGATTGAGAAATACGGTATTGAAACGAAAGACCGCGGGTTATTGACGGAATTGACATATGGTACATTGCAACATCGTATGGCGCTTGACTATTATCTTGAACCTTTTGTCCGTGGGAAACTGGATGGCTGGGTACGAGAATTACTTAGAATGTCGCTGTATCAAATTGTTTATTTAACAAAAATTCCACCACATGCGGTTGTTCATGAAGCAGTAGAAATTGCAAAAAGACGCGGCCATAAACGCATTGCACCAACGGTCAACGGCATTCTTCGTTCCGTTTTACGGAAAGGCGTTCGTTCGTTGGATGATATGTCGGATGGCATCGCAAAAACAGCGATTGAAACAAGTCACCCTGAATGGCTCATCAAGCGCTGGAGTGAACAATTTGGCGAAGAGGAAGCTGCGATTATGGCACACGAAAACAATAATCCACCTGCAATGACGGTTCGTGTCAATACAGCCAAAATAACAGTCGCTGAAGCGATTGCCTCACTTGAAGCAGAGGGCATTGAAGTGGGAACAGGTGAAGTTGTCCCAGAATGTATCGTTTCCATCAATAGTAATCCGGCGAATACAGATGCCTTTAAAAAGGGCTGGATTACCATTCAAGATGAAAGCTCCATGCTTCCGGTATTAGCATTAGATGTCCAGCCCGGCATGAAAGTACTCGATATGTGTGCAGCACCGGGAGGGAAAACGACACATATTGCTGAGAAGATGAACGATACGGGCGAAGTGTTCGCGCATGATATCCACGAACATAAGCTGGCACTTATAGAAGCCAACGCTAACCGACTAGGCCTAACATCCATTCAAGCGAAAAGTGGCGATAGCCGAAAACTGACAGAGCTATACGAGGCAGCTTCCTTCGACCGCATTCTCGTCGACGCACCATGTAGTGGTCTAGGCGTTATTCGTAGGAAGCCTGAGATTAAGTACAATAAGACGGAAGCTGATTTCAACGGTCTCGTACAAATCCAATCAGACCTACTTGACACCGCACGTAAATTAATCAAACCAGATGGCATCATCGTCTATAGTACGTGTACAGTAGAGTATATGGAAAACCGTGGCATGGTCGAACGTTTCTTGGCACGCCATTCGGATATGGAAAAAATCCCATTGGCTCAGTTGAATGAAATCGACAAATTAGCAATCGAAGACAACACACTCCAAGTACTACCACAACACTTCGGCAGCGACGGATTCTTCGTAGCCGCTTTCCGTAAAAAATAA